The sequence below is a genomic window from Excalfactoria chinensis isolate bCotChi1 chromosome 17, bCotChi1.hap2, whole genome shotgun sequence.
CCCCCGGCCGCGctgcccccggccccgctccgcgcAGGAAAATGGCGCGCACaggcggcgcggcccggcctCGGCTCCAGGCCCGAGCGCGGCTCCGGGGCCTCCCAGCGCCGCCCGAGGGGGGAAGCGAAGAAGGGAAGGGGGCGGGGAGGCGCCCGGCTCACCTTGGGCTTCTCGTCGGCCATGGTGAAGTCGGCGGTTGTCCGGGACGCTCCGAACGCTTCACAAAGGGGGGGAAGGATCGACCGAGCGCGGCGGCggagagaggagggagagagagggagaggggaaggcgggggggggagggggagagcgCGCACGCAccgccgcggggccgcgccTTGCCCCGTGCGTGCGCGCGCCCGCCGAGCTctcccccgccccccccgcGGCGCGGCCCCAGCGCCCATTGGGTCCCGGCGGGCGGAGGGGGCGGGAAGGGCGGGGGGAAGGCGGGGTGACGGGAGGAGGGGGAGCGCGCGCGCGCCCCGGCCGTTACATAAcgcggcggcgggaggcggaGCGTGCGCGCTCCCTGCCGGCTGCCCGCGCgcgccccgcccgcccgccgggcGCAGCGGGCCGTGCCGTGCGGCGGGTATTGTCCTCCTCAAAATGgccgccgggccgcgccgcccaTCCCCCTCCCGGCCGGGCGGCGCCCCTCGCAGCTCCTCGGCTGCGTCCCCGCCCGGCTCTGCCCCGGTCTCCCCTCCGGTCTCCCCTTCCCGCCTGCCGACGCCTCTCCCGCCCCGGCTGCAGCGCTTTGGGCCGCCCCGGGTacgggcagcgcggggcgggcggcagcCGGAGCCGGCTCTCCCCAGGATCGGGTTCGCCGCGCGGTGCTGCCTGACCCGGCACAAAAGGAGCCGTTTGTCTCGGCAGAACTGCGGGCAGGTTTTAATTCTTCCTGGGTGTCCCAGGATGTGAAGCGGCGCTTCAGAACAAAACTGGTGCATCTGCCCACGTCTTTTACTGCCATGGTTCCTTCGCTTCAGTGATGCAGGAAGTCCCGGCATCACGCAGCACCTCGTCTCTGAGCACGCAGGCGGCCTCCAAGAAGCTCCTCCGCCTTTTGGCACCAACGAAAcatctgctgccatttgtcactgCACGTGTGGAGCGGAGCCGCCGGGCGGCCCTGACGAAGGCCTCAACAAGGACATGGAGCATCataaagcccacccagctctTGTACCTCAGACATGTAGACTGCATTCTTAAGCAAGACTCAAACCACGCTGGGCACAATGCAAACAAAAGACAAGGATCTTAAGTTCTGTTTGTAGCAGTGCAACATGACAGAGGAGCACTGCTGTGTCACAAGGCACCATGGTGGTTGATGGTCTTGTTTGTCTTCGCTTTAGTCACTGCCTTCCACTCCCTCCTTAAGATCACCACCATGTCACACAGCAGGATTTCCTTGGGTGTGgctgtggggacatggggagaAACTGGGCAAGGCCCAGAGCACCATGAAACAACGATGGCAGAATGAAGCAGAACGTATATCAAGGCCTGCATCACAAATAGAACAAATCTGCTTCAAAGGAGACGTGGAAATAAGCTGGATTTTATGAAAACATGGGATTTCTCTACAGCTGCAAAGTGGAATCTGCTTGGAAAAGCCGGAAGATGTTTAAGCTGTAGCACCATTGCTCTTGCCACCAATCACTGCTCCCTAATCACAGGTTTCGACACCCTGTATTTGTACGGCTTTTCTGTTTACAGAACAAGAGGAAACTCTCGTTATGCAGGAGATCCAGTTGAGCTACCAATAGACAGTGCTCAAAATGCAAAGACAactggctgcacagcagcacccagagcgAGCGGTGGGGGGATGCCCCACTGGGAACCACAAAAGGCCGGTTCCTGCAGAGCCCGGGCTGCGGTAGAGGGGGGCAAAGGCAAAGCTTTATTTCTCCCTGAGCTCCTCCTTCTTAAGGCAGAGTTTGAGGAGCTGTGAACGGGGAAGTGCCACAGCTAAAATTCCATAGAAATTCcatctctggggaaaaaataatcccaCGTTTCTCAAATGTTTCTGTGCCTCGTTTTACTCCTGAACAGCAGCTTTATAACGAAATCTGACTTATCTCAATCCTGCACAGCACTTACGCTTCATTCTCCACTCTTTTCTGAAGAGGGCAGGGAACTCGGGCATCCAACCCACGTCCCTTTCACACCAAACCTTCAAGAGATGAACGTTTTTAAGATAAAATGGCCAGGCAGAGCGTGTGTGCCAGTGCACACCAGGAAGCACAACCTACAAAAGCAACTCCAGGCCTTCAAAACTTTACTGCCTCACAATTAGTTCAATGCACAGATGGCGAGACAGTAGTTACTAGAGCCATAAGTAAGAGAGTGCGGCTAAGGCTGCCTTTGTCATCCACATTGTCACTCCAGCTCCAGGAAGAAAACGCCCTGACTCCAAGGTGGTGCTAGAAAGCAGCGTTCCTTTATTCCTCACCACACCACAGGGCGACCGAACAAACACGGGTGCTCTCAGAGTTCGGGTTCGACACTGAACCAGTTAAGACATACATTTCATTCTTCCCAGTAACTCATTACTTTACGTTGATGCTCCTTTGTGCGTGCACAGTTGCATTTAGTGGTCGCACGCCCACTTACTTTATCCCCCCTTTCCCACCATTAGCTCCATCACAGACCCCTGTCCGACCTCCAGCTGTTCTTCCCTAATCTGCAAAATTCTATTGCTTGTGAGGCCAGAATGAGCAACTTCCAGACCAGCTGTGTGGCAACGTGGGGCACACGTCCTTGCCCCCGGTGAGACAAGGAGTCCACTATTCCTGTGAAGCagaattaagagaaaacaaGGCTGTTCACTCACCAAGCGAAGCTGAAAGTGTTGGAATTAGCACTCATTGATTGCTTTGGCTAAACTCATATCTGGCCCTTGCACTAATATACTGGATTCCTATTGCTAAACCAGTCAACCTACAGCACCTTCTCAGCCTGAACAATGAAGGGGCGAGTGGCTTATTCAGATTTTGCTCTTCATTAACACTAGCGGCGAGACAGGCGGACACGGCTCCGATCCCGCCGCTTCCCCACCGCCCCCCTCCGGCACTAGAGCGGCCCGGCCTCCCCTCCTCCCGGCCCGCCGGGGCCTTCAATGCCGGCGCTGCTTCCGGGGCGATCGGCCGCGCCTGCCCCAAAGTGGCGGAGCCTCAGCGGTACCGAGGGGACGAAGTGGAGGAGGACGCGGGCTGCGCCTCGTTGGCTGCACCTCGTTGGCTGCACCTCGTTGGCTGCACCTCGTTGGCTGCGGGCTGAGGGGAAACGCCGCGGAGCTCCGCGGGTGGCCGCAGGCAGCGGGGCGGGCAGCCGCGCGGGGCCTCAGCTCGGCGGGAGAGCGGCGTGGCCATGGAGGAGCCCGAGACGGAGCCGCCGCTGACGGTCAGGGCCGGGGCCGCTGCTACGGGCCGGGCTGGGCCGGGCTGGGCCGGACCGCCCGTCCCCTTCCGTTCCCTTCCCTTACCTTCTGCCCCCcgctctcctctcccttcccgCAGGTGGTGCCGGGCGCCGACCCGGCCCGGACGCAGCTGTGCTTCGAGTGGGGCCCCGCCGAGATGCTGCTGTGCGAGACGCTCTTCGGCCGGAGAGGTggggagcggcgcggggcgcCGGGAGGCAGCGCGGGTCCGGACACGGCGGGTGGCGGCGCTGCGGGCGGCGGGGACGGAGCGCCGGGCCCGTCCTGCGTCTTCGTGGTCCGCAGGGATCAGGACATCTACATGGAGACGCTGCGGAAGCTCTTCAACGAATCCCACGGCATCTTCGTCGGGCTGCAGCGCTGCGAGGAGGAGCGAGCCGGCAGGGCGAGGAACGCGCAGTGAGCGGGGCCGGGAACGCGGGATGCACAGAAAAGGGACCGTGGCTGAAGCAGGAGCGCTCAGTAAATGATCCCTGTTTGTCTTTGGCAGATTAGTCCAAGTGAGCAAAAACTACCGCTCGGTCATAAGAGCCTGCATGGAGGACATGCACCAGGCTGCGAGTAAGTCTGTTGCGCTGCAGTAGATGCTATTTGTGATTATAAGAATAAGATTTCACTTGGAAGTTGTTGTAGCTACTGAAAAACGGCATGTACAAACTCCAGTAATTAGCAGGATTCCATTTTCCATCACTGAGATTTCCATGTTGGTTCATCGTCTCGTGGCTGATTTTGGGAAGACTTGTTGTCTTTTCATGTCATGAGTTgtagtttcacagaaaaacGAGTCAAAATTAACAGCTTGCTCCCCTGAAGCAGCGAGAGAACTCGCTCTGTCTTAACATCCTCGTCCTGTAAATGTACCAGATTTATACAGAGTCCTGAAAGCTTAGCTTAGCTTTATCAGCTGTGTACACGATTGGGGCCAGCGAGTGGTCAGGGACTGCATAATGAGCTCAGAAAGTTGTGTGAAACTTGTAAATACATGCTTCTTGACTCGGTGTGTTTTTCACTCAGTTTCAGCCCGGGActctgccctgcacagccagTACAGCGTTCAGGTAATGCAGTCACATCCACGTAGTTGCACAAATACTGGTTAGTAAAGCCCTGAAGACCAGCACTGGCTGTAGTTTTGTTGTACAAACTGCACTGATGTTGCTTAATTGGccttttgctctttctgtgCTCTCTGACTCTCAGGAGACTAAAAACGCTTAAAGTAACactttctgtgctgctctgcgTGCCCGAGGAGCGATTACTGTTGCATTTCAATACACAAACAGCCGATATTTTCTAAAGTGGTGTGTGTAGAGAAGTTACGGCCTGTTTCTGCCTTTTGATTTGTGTCTCTGGAACATCAATTCGATGTTTCTTGTCCACAAAAACCGATGGCTGTGGGCAGCGCGTTCAGCTGTGTGGTTAAAACTAAATAACGGGAACAGTTATGAGCCTGAAACACCGCTCTGCTCTTTGGCAGGTTTCTATTCTCTCTGCCATGGAGCTGATCTGGAACCTGTGTGAGATTCTGTTTGTTGAAGCAGCACCAGGTGAGCAGCGAACAGTTCTGATGTTAAAACTGAAGGTGGTCTCGTTTGCCTAATAGTTGTTCAAAGTGTAGATAGTGCGCATGGTGCTGCATTTTAATCCTTACTGTGGAGAGTATGAGAAGCAGCACTAAACTCTAATACCTCTTCTGCCTCAGAAAATTGCGTTTGTTGTATTAAATTATATCAAGATGCATTCTACTTTGCACGGCCTTATTTCTCACAGAAGCTCAATAAAGAGATAACTGAAAAGAGGGATTCATAAATCATAGATTATTTAAGCTTACCAGCAGATTTCATCCTCATATTTAGTTAATGAGGTGATGGTTGTGGTGGCAATGCTGAGTCGTGGCTTGGAGCAGTGATGGAGcccctggtgggaaggcagggccaaccccGGGGAGGTCAGTTGTGTGCAACGCAATGcactgagtgaccagaagggatggagccaggacccagccccttcccagacctACTTTAAGACAAGGGGATCTCTGTGGAGATTCCTGCGTACCTGAGGCTTtccaaaggctttttttcctccatttctgtttccatggctgctgcatttgccacattactattattactgTACTTTTCATCACGTGATAGCGTTAGAATggtaaattaaacaaaaacgTTTAAGGATGTTTTGGCATTTCAACATTTATGATGTgaatgaattttatttcttcaagtaACATGTTTaggttttcttctgctctgtctAAAACTTGTCATGTGGAGCCTCGTGCTCCTGCAGCTTGGCTACCTGGGGAACTCTGTGCCTTTGTAGTTTGAATGTGGCAGATGGAAATTGCTTAGTAAATCTCATCTCATGATTGCCAGACCATTAAGGTTAGAAGCATATAAAGTAACTGCCTGGGGACAGTTTGGGGACTAACAATGATACCTTCTCTGTGTAAAGCTGGTCCTCTCCTGCTTCGTCTCCTTGACTGGGTTCAGCTTCACATCTGTGATGTAGACAACATGGTCCGTGAAGTTCTGAGCAGTGAAAATCCATCAAAACACAAGCTCTTCTGGAACGTGGTGAGTATGGCCCCCTGTAACGTTCTTAGATGAAAAGAAGTCGTGCCTACGTGCCTTGtattcctcttcccttctcagCACTGTAGTACATCTCAAAAACCGGTACCTGAGACGCTGCTTCTGTCTGTATAGTTTTAAGATGAAGCTTTGTcaaggtcatagaatcactcaggttggaaaagacccgaagggtcatcaagtccaaccagcACCTAACCATGCTACCCTACCTACCTACCAACCCTCCGCTAAGTCatgttcctgagcaccacatccaaatggtttttaaacacatccagggatggtgactcagccaccttTCAACTTCATGATTCACAGAGGCTGTATATTCAGATTAGCAGGGCCTAACGTTGAAATCTTGTAACTCTACGTGACTTTCTTGAAGATTCTCCTGATATTCCACCCGGGTGCGTGGTAGCCTTGCACAGCTTGGTGCTCACAGACGTGCTTTCTGCAGGTGGATATCTTTGTACTACAAGGCCGAATGGATGAAGCACGTCACTTGCTCTCCAAGGAAGCCATTGCAAATCCCGCATCGATGAACATGTACAAAATCCTGGATGACTTGATGAAGAAGATGCCTGTGCCCAGTGTATGTACaaagcagatttgttttctccattgattttttttttcctttagttccATTAAGAGGAGATAAGAGTGATAACAGAACTAGTCCAGTCTGTTTCACCTGTGCTTTGGCTCCTGTAACATCACAGGCTGCTGACCATTAAAACATCTGTTGTAATCCTTTACAGTAAAGATACTTGTCTCAGTTACCCAAGAGACCCAAGTACACAGCCGAAAATCTGTTAGGTGGTAAAGAAACATAATCAGAAGGGATGTTTGTGTAGCAAGATACATTGCTGGGTTACCTGAAACTGTTCCTCTGAGACCTTACAGGGAAGTCTTAGAAGACCTTACCTGcaggttttcttctgttgcagtGATCTCCTTGTGGAGGACAAATTGCAGCTGCATCTTTCACTGGTTGTCTGGGagtccttttcctttatttagatacacaaaacaaaacacttcaaatgCAACTGGAGAACAAGGAAAAAGCTGACAGCAGCCTCCTTGCCTTTTTAGCATGGATAAGTGTGAGTTCAGACCAAATACCTGTTCTGACTTGGTGTTTCTTTTACGCCTCTTATTCCATTCAGCTTGGTAACACCCAAACACTGACTGAGATGGAGCTGAAATGGCAGCACTGGCACGAAGAATGTCAACGTTATCTACAGGATGGAACCTTTGCTTCCAATTCCCACATGGAATCCATCTGCAAGGTGTGTCTTGGttgagaaggaaggaaactgGACAAGGATTGTTGTGTACTTCAGAAGCCACGCGTAGACATAAGTTACTTTAACATGTTAAATCATCTGTTCATTAGATCAGCTCTGCAGATTGTTCTCCTGTCCCAGCTCTTCATTAAACTGTAAACTTTACAAAATAGGAGTAGTGCCTTTAACAAGGTGAGGTGCAGCTGTGTGCGCTgctgagttttctgtttttgttccCGTTAGATCCTGCTGGGCGATGAGAATGCCATACTAGAAAGGAAGGAACTCATGACTACCTGGTACCACTTTCTGGTTACTCGACTCCTGTATTCGCATCCAACTGTGAAGCCAATGGAGCTGCGGTTCTACGCACAGGCAAGAAATACGATTATCGTTATGTTCTCCAGTTTAATTAATGCACAGGAAGATTCCGGTACTTCAGGAAAGCTTTGGGAGGCCGATGTCTCACAGAAACTGCGCGCCCAGAACACTTCCTAGAGTTTTTAAATGCTCTGAGAGGCTGATACAGAACAAACAGTGGTTGAGGACATGGTCTCTTTAGTGTCTAGTGTCACACGTTTTGGTCCTCAAattgtttttcccatttccctaATGCTACGATGTTGCTTCTTGGATGGTTCAGTCTCTGTGATGCACACTCCCATAAAACAGTGTAAATGAGGATACTGTATCAAAACTAATCATTTTCCTTCTATCGCAACTGTTTTTTAACTGTGTCTTTTAATCTTATTCCAGTCCAGCATGGACTTGTTCCTGGGTGAAGAAAGCAGCCCTGAGCCTCTAGACACAATTTTAATGGCAGCCTTTGAATTTGAGCTTCACCAAGTGATCAAGGAGTGCAGGTTGAGTCCTTGAGTTTTTGTTTCTCTAGCTCTGTTGTATTGCTCCCAACAGCATTTGGGGTTGAGGATACGGGTGCAGCCACCTGAACATCCCTTCAAAGAACGTAGCAAGAATACGCAAAGCGAGTAGCAGCTAGAAGTATTCCATTAGTCCTGGGACACTGCAGCCAGGCGCTACCCTGTAATATAGCCTCTATGTGCACAACCTCACGCGTTCCATGGCAGTGATAAGCTAAGCATcgtctttgttttgcttgtttcaaATACAGCATTGCTTTGAGCAACTGGTGGTTTGTGGCTCATCTGACTGACCTTCTGGATCACTGTAAGCTCCTGCAGTCTCACAATCTCTAGTAAGTATTGATTTGCACCGATTATTCAGTCACTCAGAAGTAAGAATGAGTGAAACAGCACATCAGTTTTGGTGAAAAAGGAGCACCTTGGGCATTTACAGAAGATGGAACACAAAGGAGCTGCGTCAGACCAGACACTCTTCAGAAGCAGTTGCTGTCCTGATTAATTTGACAGGCAATTCAACAGCACTTCAGCAGCACGTTAGggtttaaatatatttttagctG
It includes:
- the NUP85 gene encoding nuclear pore complex protein Nup85 codes for the protein MEEPETEPPLTVVPGADPARTQLCFEWGPAEMLLCETLFGRRGGERRGAPGGSAGPDTAGGGAAGGGDGAPGPSCVFVVRRDQDIYMETLRKLFNESHGIFVGLQRCEEERAGRARNAQLVQVSKNYRSVIRACMEDMHQAAISARDSALHSQYSVQVSILSAMELIWNLCEILFVEAAPAGPLLLRLLDWVQLHICDVDNMVREVLSSENPSKHKLFWNVVDIFVLQGRMDEARHLLSKEAIANPASMNMYKILDDLMKKMPVPSLGNTQTLTEMELKWQHWHEECQRYLQDGTFASNSHMESICKILLGDENAILERKELMTTWYHFLVTRLLYSHPTVKPMELRFYAQSSMDLFLGEESSPEPLDTILMAAFEFELHQVIKECSIALSNWWFVAHLTDLLDHCKLLQSHNLYFGSNMREFLLLEYASGLFSHHSLWQLGVDYFDHCPEYGRVYLELHIERIPLNTEQKALKVLRICEQRQMHEQVRSICKIMAMKALRNNRLGSALSWSIRAKDAAFATLISDRFLKDYCERGCFSDLDLIDNLGPSMLLSDRLTFLGKYREFHRLYGEKRFSEAARLLLMLMTAHIAPCSFWMTLLTDALPLLEQKEVIFSAEQTYELMRCLEDLTAGKLDKQKFQDDDVETMKVEMLRLALARNLARVIVKEGTLEGS